A single region of the Lactobacillus xylocopicola genome encodes:
- a CDS encoding GntR family transcriptional regulator has translation MSEKETPKYQLIANDLLHKIQTGIYPQNSIIPPEVELADRYQVSRPTVRQAISTLVNQGYLERRRKRGTLVKKVKIEQEFTHLIESYSTEMSAKGIYPKTNLLYFDEEPATAEVSQNLQIGLKAPVFKLVRLRYANDQPIVLVTTYVPQERIPQLLDYDFAQASLYRILEKYQLKVTRVVRKLEVMEADETTANLLNIAVHKPVFYFHTQGLTADERPIEFSIAEYRGDLNSFVIDVQR, from the coding sequence TTGTCAGAAAAAGAAACACCCAAATATCAACTAATCGCTAACGATCTTTTACATAAAATTCAAACTGGAATTTATCCGCAAAACTCGATTATTCCGCCTGAAGTAGAGCTGGCTGATCGTTATCAGGTGAGCCGGCCGACTGTCCGGCAGGCGATTTCAACCCTGGTTAACCAGGGTTATTTGGAACGCCGCCGTAAGCGGGGGACGCTAGTCAAGAAGGTCAAGATTGAACAGGAATTTACGCATTTAATTGAGAGCTACAGCACGGAAATGAGTGCCAAAGGCATTTATCCTAAGACTAACCTACTCTATTTTGATGAAGAGCCAGCAACGGCTGAAGTCAGCCAGAACCTGCAAATCGGTCTCAAGGCACCAGTGTTTAAGCTAGTGCGGTTGCGGTATGCTAACGATCAGCCGATTGTTTTAGTCACGACATATGTACCCCAAGAACGAATACCGCAACTGCTTGACTATGACTTTGCCCAGGCTTCCTTATATCGTATCCTCGAAAAGTACCAACTGAAAGTAACCCGAGTGGTACGGAAACTAGAGGTCATGGAGGCCGACGAAACAACCGCTAATCTGCTAAATATTGCGGTTCACAAACCAGTTTTTTACTTTCATACGCAAGGTTTAACTGCTGATGAGCGGCCGATTGAATTTTCAATTGCTGAATATCGCGGTGATCTTAACTCCTTCGTCATTGATGTGCAACGCTAA
- a CDS encoding IS3 family transposase produces MTKLSKQDKIDIFNLWQNYQVGSKELSHRYRVNPSTINYLLAPIKRHGLVILDQPYTSYSIAFKAQAIRRVLVKHESTYQVSLDLELKSSGMLANWLRQYRENGYNVVNHQKGRRRHDQKRATDQAGEPPLKARERALTPAELKADHRERIRKKIASLSRPAGQEPQAAEIAQAVTELRHELKVSVTFILDTINANPDLPHLSRSNYYYTLKKSHQDQDNKAVMVEIKGIYEEHKHRYGYRRITLELRRRGLIINHKKVQRLMSKLKLFGLVSKRWHKYSSYRGIQGPIKPDLVKRNLGAIYPEHKWYSDVTEFKLKGQKTYLSPIIDGCTQEIIAYTISRSPNLKQTMDMLRQAWLKHPGLNGLVFHTDRGWQYQHPQCQAWLKDHGIDQSMSRKGNSLDDGLMEDFFGILKREMFYGFEQSFKNITVLEEAIRRYITYYNTKRIKTKLKGLTPLEYRELVLS; encoded by the coding sequence ATGACTAAATTATCTAAACAAGACAAAATTGATATCTTTAATCTTTGGCAAAACTATCAGGTTGGGTCTAAGGAATTGAGTCACCGCTACCGGGTTAATCCATCGACTATTAATTATCTCTTAGCCCCCATTAAGCGTCATGGCTTAGTTATTTTGGATCAGCCATATACAAGCTATTCAATTGCGTTTAAAGCGCAGGCGATTAGGCGGGTGCTAGTCAAACACGAGTCCACGTATCAAGTATCACTTGATCTGGAACTAAAAAGTTCCGGCATGTTGGCTAATTGGCTGCGCCAATACCGTGAAAATGGGTATAATGTCGTTAACCACCAGAAAGGACGACGACGCCATGACCAAAAAAGAGCAACTGATCAAGCAGGAGAACCACCGCTTAAAGCAAGAGAACGAGCGCTTACGCCAGCAGAACTTAAAGCTGACCATCGAGAACGAATTCGTAAAAAAATTGCAAGTCTTAGTCGACCAGCGGGCCAAGAACCGCAAGCCGCGGAAATAGCTCAGGCAGTTACCGAACTAAGGCACGAACTCAAAGTTAGTGTGACCTTTATTCTTGATACCATTAATGCCAATCCTGACCTACCACACTTGTCGCGCAGTAATTACTACTACACGCTTAAGAAGAGCCATCAGGATCAAGACAACAAAGCCGTAATGGTAGAAATCAAGGGCATCTATGAAGAACATAAACATCGTTATGGTTACCGCCGCATTACCCTGGAACTCAGGCGGCGTGGCCTAATAATCAATCACAAGAAAGTGCAACGACTGATGAGCAAGCTAAAACTCTTTGGCTTAGTCAGTAAACGCTGGCACAAGTATTCGAGCTACCGCGGTATCCAAGGACCAATCAAGCCCGACTTGGTTAAACGCAATTTGGGGGCGATTTACCCTGAGCACAAGTGGTATTCAGACGTGACTGAATTTAAATTAAAGGGTCAGAAGACTTACCTGTCACCCATCATTGACGGCTGCACGCAGGAGATTATTGCTTATACCATTTCACGTAGCCCTAACCTCAAACAGACCATGGACATGTTAAGGCAGGCCTGGCTCAAGCACCCCGGTCTGAACGGTCTGGTCTTTCACACGGACCGGGGTTGGCAATACCAGCACCCGCAATGCCAAGCCTGGCTTAAAGACCACGGCATCGACCAGTCCATGTCACGCAAGGGCAATTCCTTAGATGACGGACTGATGGAAGACTTCTTTGGCATCTTAAAAAGGGAAATGTTCTACGGCTTTGAACAAAGTTTCAAGAATATAACTGTACTAGAAGAAGCAATCAGAAGGTATATTACATACTACAATACCAAAAGAATCAAGACCAAACTAAAAGGACTAACCCCGCTTGAATATCGGGAGTTAGTCCTCAGCTAA
- a CDS encoding DUF4097 family beta strand repeat-containing protein, producing the protein MFRIINHFSSSDHHKVTDPHPRQMNLPAFTDIAVKTTAFSIDMHAGNAYHVTIMGKNKDAVKVEVADQKLVIIEKRQHLQSQSFIDYPRIIITVPAAAQLKQADFANSAGGLSLTELAFDELNIDMDAGSSTLSKVTVQRKTTAVLNAGSLKISDSALTIQAEVNAGSVKLDTHQLRGQNRLTLTAGSLSLTESPDVGYDLAASVGTITYHGQRVGHHFSKNLSSVNKLTVLAAAGSVKIN; encoded by the coding sequence ATGTTCAGAATCATCAATCATTTTTCAAGCAGCGACCATCATAAAGTTACCGATCCTCATCCCCGGCAGATGAACCTACCCGCGTTTACCGATATTGCTGTCAAGACAACCGCCTTCAGCATCGATATGCATGCTGGCAATGCATACCATGTCACTATTATGGGTAAAAATAAGGATGCCGTTAAGGTCGAGGTTGCGGACCAGAAGCTGGTGATTATCGAAAAAAGACAGCACCTGCAATCCCAGTCATTTATCGATTATCCCCGTATCATCATCACGGTACCTGCAGCAGCTCAACTGAAACAAGCTGACTTTGCCAATTCTGCTGGTGGCCTCAGCTTGACCGAACTTGCCTTTGATGAGTTAAATATTGACATGGATGCCGGCTCGAGTACCTTATCTAAGGTGACAGTGCAGCGCAAGACTACTGCTGTCCTTAATGCTGGCAGTTTAAAAATCAGCGATAGTGCCCTAACCATCCAAGCAGAAGTAAATGCCGGTTCAGTCAAGTTAGACACCCATCAATTACGCGGACAAAATCGCCTTACGCTAACTGCTGGCTCCCTTTCGTTGACCGAAAGTCCAGACGTTGGTTACGACCTGGCAGCTTCAGTCGGCACAATCACTTATCACGGCCAGCGGGTCGGTCACCATTTTAGTAAGAATCTGTCAAGTGTAAACAAACTTACGGTCTTAGCAGCAGCTGGTTCGGTTAAGATCAACTAG
- a CDS encoding lysophospholipid acyltransferase family protein — MAERKFYYHHLTDDLVVSRQQDYQLPDNYSIFPTTSASKAWAKIIRLSGGLISLVYVRAIARIQIVGKEKLQLVSDQGYFIYGNHTQPFGDIVLPLSLVPWQNYYAIGAPANWGIPILGKLVLPYFALPVGQNLKQSGKLISAVTQVIQAKKTVVIYPEAHVWPYYTKIRPFTKTSMHFPVALHAPSFTMTTTYSRLHLGKRPRITVYIDGPFYPDRHLDKKQAQVQLHTQISAAMQRRAHLSNYQYYTYQRLV, encoded by the coding sequence ATGGCGGAGCGCAAATTCTATTATCACCACCTAACCGATGACTTAGTCGTCAGTCGGCAGCAGGATTATCAACTGCCTGACAACTACTCTATCTTTCCGACGACGAGCGCAAGCAAGGCCTGGGCTAAAATTATCCGGCTAAGCGGTGGCTTAATCAGTTTGGTCTATGTGAGGGCAATTGCCCGCATTCAGATTGTCGGCAAGGAAAAACTGCAGTTGGTCAGCGACCAGGGTTACTTCATTTATGGCAACCACACTCAGCCATTTGGCGATATCGTGCTACCACTCAGCCTCGTTCCTTGGCAAAATTATTACGCAATTGGCGCGCCAGCAAATTGGGGCATACCAATTTTGGGAAAGTTGGTATTGCCTTACTTTGCTTTGCCAGTAGGACAAAACCTTAAGCAATCTGGTAAATTAATCAGCGCCGTGACCCAGGTTATCCAAGCTAAAAAGACCGTGGTAATATATCCTGAAGCGCATGTTTGGCCTTACTACACCAAAATTCGGCCATTTACGAAAACCAGTATGCACTTCCCCGTTGCGCTCCACGCGCCCAGCTTTACGATGACCACAACCTACTCACGTCTCCATTTGGGCAAACGACCGCGGATAACCGTCTACATTGACGGACCCTTTTATCCAGATAGACACTTAGACAAAAAACAGGCACAGGTACAGCTTCATACGCAAATCTCTGCAGCAATGCAAAGGCGGGCACACTTGAGCAATTATCAATACTACACATACCAAAGATTAGTTTAA
- a CDS encoding M20 metallopeptidase family protein encodes MEQQSWFELIPQEDLIKWRRYFHQHPELSFKETATSKKITEILESFGHVEVTHPTSTSVLGTITGNYPGKKILLRADIDGLPVAEETGLSFSSHNDGVMQACGHDTHTAILLATTQVLTQLRSKLHGTVQVIFQHAEEQVPGGAKEVVASGLLHDLDGVIGLHIMTGLKTGSINIVDDGPVSTGADAFEVTIQGRGSHGSMPQEGVDPITVGTEIVNQLHTITSRFTPPKDLNVVTVGKFNAGTAVNVLPDTAIFGGTVRTVDESTRQAIADRIKKIIKNTCDTYGATYKLDYQFAYAAVQNDALLAQLVKKSALKVLPKEMVPEGAMMSGSEDFSAYGKVAPLCFFLLGGGTAEEGYPYSNHSPKFIINEAALINGVKTEVASVLELLKE; translated from the coding sequence ATGGAACAGCAATCATGGTTTGAACTCATTCCCCAAGAGGATCTAATTAAGTGGCGGCGGTATTTTCACCAGCATCCTGAATTGTCCTTCAAGGAAACCGCAACAAGCAAGAAAATCACCGAGATTTTAGAATCATTCGGTCATGTTGAAGTTACCCACCCCACATCGACTAGTGTATTGGGGACGATTACGGGTAACTACCCTGGCAAAAAAATCTTGCTGCGTGCTGACATAGATGGCTTGCCTGTAGCCGAAGAAACCGGGTTATCATTTTCCTCCCACAATGATGGTGTAATGCAGGCCTGCGGCCACGATACCCATACCGCAATTTTACTCGCGACCACCCAGGTTTTAACACAATTGCGTTCTAAGTTGCATGGGACTGTCCAGGTAATTTTTCAGCATGCCGAAGAACAGGTCCCGGGTGGTGCAAAAGAAGTTGTCGCGAGTGGTCTATTGCATGATTTAGATGGTGTTATCGGCTTACACATCATGACAGGATTAAAAACTGGTAGTATCAATATTGTTGATGACGGCCCTGTTTCCACGGGGGCGGATGCCTTTGAAGTAACGATTCAGGGCCGTGGCAGCCATGGTTCAATGCCCCAAGAGGGTGTCGACCCGATTACTGTAGGTACTGAGATTGTTAACCAATTGCACACGATTACTTCTCGGTTCACTCCACCTAAGGATCTTAATGTTGTCACGGTTGGCAAGTTCAATGCGGGCACAGCCGTTAATGTTTTGCCTGACACAGCTATCTTCGGCGGAACTGTACGGACTGTTGACGAAAGTACTAGACAGGCTATTGCTGACAGGATTAAGAAGATTATCAAGAATACATGTGATACGTACGGTGCTACTTACAAGCTAGACTATCAATTTGCCTATGCCGCAGTGCAGAATGATGCTCTACTGGCACAGTTAGTTAAAAAGAGTGCACTCAAGGTCTTACCTAAAGAAATGGTGCCAGAAGGCGCAATGATGAGCGGCAGCGAAGATTTTTCGGCCTATGGTAAGGTGGCACCGCTTTGCTTCTTTCTGCTTGGCGGGGGAACGGCTGAAGAGGGGTACCCTTATTCCAACCATAGTCCGAAGTTTATAATTAATGAAGCTGCCCTAATCAACGGGGTCAAGACCGAGGTTGCCAGTGTCTTAGAATTGCTAAAAGAATAG
- a CDS encoding cytochrome b5 domain-containing protein has translation MEKFTKETLAKYDGKNGNPAYVAIDGAVYDVTGNSYWTNGAHFGGAVAGSDMTDLINQAPHGKAVLDKLEKVGTYEG, from the coding sequence ATGGAAAAATTCACAAAAGAAACTTTAGCAAAATATGATGGTAAGAACGGTAATCCCGCTTATGTAGCAATTGATGGTGCCGTTTACGACGTAACCGGTAACTCATACTGGACTAACGGTGCTCACTTTGGTGGTGCTGTTGCCGGTAGCGACATGACTGATTTAATTAACCAAGCACCTCATGGTAAGGCAGTTTTGGACAAACTTGAAAAAGTTGGTACTTACGAAGGTTAA
- a CDS encoding DUF4097 family beta strand repeat-containing protein: protein MKKFGKFALIILIIGVIFLGIGTAFIPGWGRMNDRPVETAGRQVSLTKFSTVDADVKAYNINLRPGSSYHATVSGKYQHQLKIAVKNQTLVIREQNYHRQPANDEPQVTITVPRAATHLKQVVVTANAGRVDLAHLTMQELRLDLNAGAASLNDIAVKHRARAIMNAGSLKISHSKLSLKAQVDAGAVKIDHSKFHGTSILSLNAGSLSMTEAPDIGYDLSTSFGPITYHGKNQGHHFEVQASAKNKLVAETDFGSIKIN from the coding sequence ATGAAAAAATTTGGTAAATTTGCCTTAATTATCCTAATTATTGGGGTCATTTTCTTAGGCATTGGTACCGCCTTTATCCCGGGCTGGGGCAGAATGAATGACCGCCCAGTAGAGACAGCTGGGCGGCAAGTTAGTTTGACCAAGTTTTCAACGGTTGACGCTGACGTTAAAGCCTATAACATCAACCTACGTCCCGGTTCTAGCTACCATGCGACAGTTTCTGGTAAATACCAGCATCAGTTGAAAATAGCGGTTAAGAACCAAACACTGGTCATTCGCGAGCAAAATTACCACCGGCAACCAGCAAACGATGAGCCTCAAGTTACGATTACGGTGCCACGTGCTGCCACTCACCTAAAGCAGGTTGTGGTTACTGCCAATGCGGGGCGCGTCGACCTCGCCCACCTGACTATGCAAGAATTACGGTTAGACTTAAATGCCGGAGCGGCTAGCTTAAACGACATCGCGGTGAAGCACCGGGCAAGGGCAATCATGAATGCCGGTAGTCTAAAGATTAGTCACAGTAAGTTGAGCCTTAAGGCTCAAGTTGATGCCGGAGCGGTTAAGATTGATCATAGTAAATTCCATGGTACTAGTATACTTAGTTTAAATGCGGGCTCCTTATCAATGACAGAGGCTCCTGACATCGGTTATGACCTCTCCACTTCATTTGGTCCCATCACCTACCACGGCAAAAATCAGGGGCACCATTTTGAAGTGCAGGCCTCGGCTAAAAACAAGCTAGTAGCAGAGACGGATTTTGGTTCAATCAAGATTAACTAG
- a CDS encoding glycosyltransferase, translating into MNILFCGDHNAEDGVLIAILSLLKNSGAKELHIYILTMYTQSAKKKFSPFSKHAADYLKTLLLKQNSQNTLKLIDCTGLFVQEPLLANMSTHFTPYAMLRLFADEVPQLPDHLLYLDTDLIVRRSLISFYQQDLSDTEFIGVLDYWGRFFFHNIHEHRMFDYVNSGVLLLNLAEIRQTKLFAKVRRLLQTHTILMPDQSALNYFARKKKIAPRRYNEQYKLQADTVIQHFTTSFRFWPVFHTQTVKPWEVDRVHEVLNLHEYDNLLNRYLDLRGNLVKK; encoded by the coding sequence ATGAACATTCTTTTTTGCGGCGACCATAACGCAGAAGATGGCGTTCTGATTGCGATTCTTTCCCTGTTAAAAAACAGCGGAGCAAAAGAGCTTCATATCTACATCCTGACCATGTATACCCAAAGTGCTAAGAAAAAATTTAGTCCCTTTTCCAAACATGCCGCCGACTACTTAAAGACGCTTTTGCTTAAACAAAATTCCCAAAATACGCTAAAATTAATCGATTGTACCGGTTTGTTTGTCCAAGAACCCCTACTAGCTAACATGAGTACTCACTTTACGCCCTATGCTATGCTCAGACTTTTTGCAGATGAAGTACCACAGCTTCCTGACCATCTCCTTTACCTTGACACTGACCTAATTGTCCGCCGCAGTCTCATCAGCTTTTACCAGCAGGACTTGAGCGACACGGAATTCATTGGCGTTTTAGATTATTGGGGCCGCTTCTTTTTCCACAACATCCATGAGCATCGAATGTTTGACTACGTCAATTCCGGGGTCCTTTTACTCAACTTAGCTGAAATTCGCCAGACCAAGCTGTTTGCCAAGGTCCGACGCCTCTTGCAAACCCACACTATCTTGATGCCAGACCAGTCTGCACTCAATTACTTTGCCCGAAAAAAGAAAATTGCTCCTCGGCGCTATAACGAACAGTACAAATTGCAGGCAGACACCGTCATCCAACACTTTACTACCAGCTTTCGTTTCTGGCCCGTTTTTCATACCCAAACCGTTAAGCCTTGGGAAGTTGACCGGGTCCATGAGGTCTTAAATTTGCATGAGTACGACAACTTGCTAAACCGTTACCTTGATTTAAGGGGCAACCTCGTCAAAAAATAA
- a CDS encoding lysophospholipid acyltransferase family protein → MIIGANREQVIKNIKAAVERGDWNAKVEVGDPELSLDERKELVEAFWQDQASLKGKVNDRIGHLFFAALMRFFTATTKFTGVENLADLPRGGAIITANHFNQFDSLPIKHLASKTHHRLSITIEDTNLKLPGLLCYLMNYVGTIPLVQSPSYVGHEFPNHLREALNDDHWVLIYPEEEMWWNYRKPRKFQRGAYYFAALQNVPIISTFIEIKTSNKLEKGHPDFLKTKYIVHVLPPIYPNTKLSVNENSKWMMERDYQQKVTAYEQVYHRKLDYSFTAWDIAGWRQSTN, encoded by the coding sequence ATGATTATTGGTGCCAACCGTGAACAAGTAATTAAAAATATTAAAGCGGCTGTCGAACGTGGTGACTGGAATGCCAAGGTTGAAGTTGGTGATCCAGAACTATCCTTAGACGAACGTAAGGAGCTGGTTGAGGCGTTTTGGCAGGATCAAGCCAGCCTTAAAGGCAAAGTAAATGACCGTATTGGTCACTTGTTTTTTGCCGCTTTAATGCGTTTTTTTACGGCCACGACCAAGTTTACGGGGGTCGAAAACTTAGCTGATCTGCCACGCGGCGGCGCAATTATCACTGCTAATCACTTTAACCAGTTCGACTCGCTCCCTATTAAGCATTTAGCCAGTAAGACACACCACCGCCTATCAATTACCATTGAGGATACTAACCTCAAGCTGCCCGGCTTGCTGTGCTATTTAATGAACTACGTTGGTACTATCCCACTGGTCCAAAGTCCCAGCTACGTTGGGCATGAATTTCCGAATCACCTCCGGGAGGCGCTTAATGATGACCATTGGGTATTGATTTATCCTGAAGAGGAAATGTGGTGGAATTACCGAAAGCCGCGCAAGTTTCAACGCGGTGCTTACTACTTTGCCGCCCTGCAAAATGTTCCTATTATTTCCACTTTTATCGAAATTAAAACTAGCAATAAGCTGGAAAAGGGACATCCCGATTTTTTGAAAACAAAGTATATTGTACATGTTTTACCACCAATTTATCCCAATACTAAATTAAGTGTCAACGAAAATTCCAAATGGATGATGGAGCGAGATTACCAGCAGAAGGTCACCGCTTACGAGCAAGTTTACCACCGCAAACTCGATTACAGCTTCACGGCTTGGGACATTGCCGGTTGGCGGCAGTCAACTAACTAA
- a CDS encoding DUF4097 family beta strand repeat-containing protein, whose amino-acid sequence MKKFYQISSVILIIGLILLIFGKLHDHNREISNWGASEFRVHSHHHHHHDHDDDDDDWDKRKIENKRFKVKQFTKITLDLSRPDVHIAKGEKYQVTISGPAGKRITAKVKNQELLISDAAQNSFFRWHHGYDITITIPATARLTDLTGQTQEGDLYLDNLAISTIDLTLNDGDLAMNNVKVKKANIRLEEGDMKVTDSTIIGGLNLGDGDLNITGSQLQLIASLADGDATISNSQLLGNTSFKLDDGDFEMDKSSGISYDLSADDDDDIRLGNRRYRGHYSKKITRAPTLKVTSGDGDIKIY is encoded by the coding sequence ATGAAGAAGTTTTACCAAATTAGCAGTGTCATTTTAATTATCGGCCTGATTTTACTAATTTTTGGCAAACTGCACGACCATAACCGCGAAATTAGCAACTGGGGAGCAAGCGAATTTCGAGTTCACTCACATCACCATCATCATCACGATCACGATGACGATGATGATGACTGGGACAAGCGCAAAATCGAAAATAAGCGCTTTAAAGTCAAGCAATTCACTAAAATCACCCTTGATCTTTCCCGCCCAGATGTTCATATTGCCAAGGGAGAAAAATATCAGGTAACTATCAGCGGCCCCGCAGGCAAAAGAATTACTGCAAAAGTCAAAAACCAAGAACTGCTTATTTCTGATGCAGCCCAAAATTCTTTCTTTAGGTGGCATCACGGCTACGATATAACCATTACCATCCCAGCTACTGCTAGGTTGACTGACCTGACCGGGCAAACTCAAGAAGGTGACCTCTACTTAGACAATCTAGCTATCTCCACAATTGACTTAACCCTAAATGATGGGGACCTTGCTATGAACAATGTCAAAGTCAAAAAAGCCAACATCAGATTAGAAGAGGGCGACATGAAGGTAACCGATTCAACGATAATAGGTGGGCTTAACTTGGGTGATGGGGACCTAAACATTACCGGCAGCCAGCTTCAACTCATAGCCTCGCTTGCTGATGGCGATGCTACAATCAGCAACTCCCAGCTCCTTGGCAATACCTCTTTTAAGTTGGATGACGGTGATTTCGAAATGGATAAAAGCTCCGGTATCAGTTATGACCTCTCAGCTGATGACGATGACGATATTCGCTTGGGTAATCGCCGCTATCGCGGGCACTATAGCAAGAAGATAACGCGGGCACCGACCCTGAAGGTTACCAGCGGTGACGGCGACATTAAGATATATTAA
- a CDS encoding metal-dependent hydrolase family protein, translating to MTSILFHHFSLFDGTKEELQSNSWMVVDNQTGKIIAAGVDNPPVAEQSIDLENKYVMPGLINCHTHVTMDPATSDGGTTANIVASTVRAIHNLHTLLKSGVTYIRECGSTYDIDITLSKLVADGTIGQAPEIMPSGQAYSMTGGHGDFPNFGHLVDSPDEMRKAVRQGQKRGAKAIKVMATGGVMTENDFMHDPQLSTAEIQAAVEEAHHKGNIVAAHAEGNPGILNAIKAGVDSIEHGFYVNDEEIDLMLAQKTYLTPTIIADWAIPKYGHGILPEWEIKKAADAYDDLCQNIAHAHQRGVAVTLGTDAGTPFNDFSKTPIEFELMVKDGFSNYEALITSCQNSAKLMKIDDEYGTLETGKYADFIVLDEDPLEDVKAVQQVDKAVYKKGQRAY from the coding sequence ATGACAAGTATACTTTTTCACCATTTCTCGTTATTTGACGGGACTAAAGAAGAACTTCAATCAAATTCCTGGATGGTGGTTGACAATCAAACTGGAAAAATCATCGCCGCAGGAGTGGATAATCCACCAGTGGCTGAGCAAAGTATCGACTTGGAAAATAAGTATGTGATGCCGGGACTAATCAATTGCCATACTCACGTTACGATGGATCCGGCCACTAGCGATGGTGGCACAACTGCCAATATTGTAGCTTCCACCGTGCGCGCAATTCATAATTTACATACACTACTAAAGTCAGGCGTTACTTATATTCGGGAATGCGGCAGTACTTATGATATTGACATTACTTTAAGCAAGTTAGTTGCAGACGGCACGATTGGCCAGGCACCAGAGATTATGCCGTCTGGGCAAGCATATTCAATGACTGGCGGTCATGGTGATTTCCCTAACTTTGGCCACTTAGTTGACTCGCCCGATGAAATGCGCAAGGCTGTTCGTCAGGGTCAAAAACGCGGCGCCAAAGCGATCAAGGTAATGGCCACGGGTGGCGTGATGACTGAAAATGACTTCATGCACGATCCGCAATTAAGCACAGCTGAAATTCAGGCTGCTGTTGAGGAAGCCCATCATAAGGGTAATATTGTTGCAGCTCACGCTGAGGGTAATCCTGGTATTTTAAATGCCATTAAAGCGGGCGTTGATTCGATCGAACATGGTTTTTACGTTAATGACGAGGAGATTGACTTAATGTTGGCGCAGAAAACTTATTTGACGCCAACAATTATTGCCGACTGGGCGATTCCCAAATATGGTCACGGTATTCTACCTGAATGGGAAATTAAAAAGGCTGCTGATGCCTATGATGACCTATGCCAAAATATTGCTCACGCTCACCAACGCGGAGTTGCAGTTACTTTGGGCACGGATGCGGGTACGCCGTTCAACGATTTTTCTAAGACTCCAATAGAATTTGAACTGATGGTTAAAGATGGCTTTAGCAATTACGAGGCCTTAATCACGTCCTGCCAAAATTCAGCTAAGTTGATGAAAATCGATGACGAATATGGCACGCTCGAGACGGGCAAGTATGCCGATTTTATTGTGTTAGATGAAGATCCACTAGAAGATGTTAAGGCAGTTCAACAAGTAGACAAGGCAGTTTACAAGAAGGGTCAACGGGCTTATTAA
- a CDS encoding glycosyltransferase family 8 protein — protein MTIPVFYAISDDYTKYAAVSLNSLVKHASSQRDYTVYFLSQDLSDRHMQDLRQLGSPNVHIEFFTINDDLVTTIQNRSENYLRGDFFTMSIFFRLFIPNLFPQYDKAIYLDSDTIINDDLGKLYDTHLGSQLLAACSDSSIQYVNKMLIYIKAVLGLDPKQYINSGVLLLNCQALRNEGFINHFTTLLEKYHFDCIAPDQDYLNEICDQRILHLDPKWDAMPNDHTVPSTSPSIIHYNLFFKPWHFTGVQYEQYFWDSAKETHFYQELKTELADYTDKQRAVDRHKLDQMLAKEDKIVNDPLNWAQVKKQGTVSL, from the coding sequence ATGACCATACCTGTCTTCTATGCTATCAGCGACGACTATACCAAATATGCTGCAGTTTCACTCAACTCCTTGGTCAAACATGCCAGCTCCCAGCGTGACTACACCGTTTATTTCCTGAGTCAGGACCTGTCCGACCGACACATGCAGGACTTACGCCAGCTTGGTAGCCCAAACGTTCATATCGAATTTTTTACGATTAATGACGACCTTGTTACCACCATCCAAAACCGCAGTGAGAACTACTTGCGGGGTGACTTTTTTACAATGTCAATCTTTTTCCGCTTGTTTATTCCCAATCTTTTTCCGCAGTACGACAAAGCAATTTACCTTGATAGTGATACCATCATCAATGATGACCTCGGCAAGTTATATGACACCCACTTAGGCAGCCAGCTCTTGGCCGCCTGCAGCGACTCATCAATTCAGTACGTTAACAAGATGCTTATCTATATTAAGGCCGTCTTAGGCCTTGATCCCAAGCAATACATCAATTCTGGCGTCCTCCTTTTGAACTGCCAGGCCCTCCGGAACGAAGGCTTTATCAACCACTTCACTACTCTCTTAGAAAAGTATCACTTTGACTGTATTGCGCCTGACCAAGACTATTTAAACGAAATTTGTGATCAGCGTATTCTGCACCTCGACCCCAAATGGGATGCAATGCCTAACGATCATACCGTCCCGTCAACCTCCCCCAGCATCATTCACTACAATTTATTTTTTAAGCCATGGCACTTCACTGGTGTTCAATATGAACAATATTTCTGGGACAGTGCGAAAGAAACCCACTTCTATCAGGAATTAAAGACCGAACTGGCAGACTATACCGACAAGCAGCGTGCTGTCGACCGCCACAAGCTCGACCAGATGTTAGCTAAAGAAGACAAAATTGTTAATGATCCGCTCAATTGGGCACAAGTAAAGAAACAAGGAACCGTCAGTTTATGA